A DNA window from Thiobacillus denitrificans ATCC 25259 contains the following coding sequences:
- a CDS encoding polysaccharide pyruvyl transferase family protein has protein sequence MRTDTEIGGATMRAMKTGARPVLFGAFDRHNFGDLLFPHLLAALLPDQRFVFRGLAARDLRRFGGHRVRPLASGSPHLVHVGGELLTCSAWQAAVMLRDAGETDALVARYDAHPADAAKWAADQLGTTRTMPYVAGRALLAPKGKLIFNAVGGVEWHALTPGQREEVKNALEAADWLSVRDHVTQDALRRDGVVATLCPDPAVMLRQCFGARLEARARGGAVRAVRAAFPQGYLACQFSGDFADEASLDALAGGLGDAAATSGLGIVLFRAGAAPWHDDLALYEKVRARLPPGRGRLFTSLHVWDICALIAASRGTIASSLHARIAALAFALPRVSLRKPQADSGQPDKVAAFAETWEPEGLPHGVVPAEIGTATARALATPVGVLHDNTEAVCAACRASVAHWAGLLGATRLGQ, from the coding sequence ATGCGAACAGACACGGAAATCGGCGGCGCGACGATGAGGGCGATGAAGACGGGCGCGCGTCCCGTTCTGTTCGGCGCGTTCGACCGCCACAATTTCGGCGATCTGTTGTTTCCCCATCTACTGGCGGCCCTGTTGCCGGATCAACGCTTCGTGTTTCGTGGGCTCGCCGCGCGCGACCTCCGCCGCTTCGGGGGTCATCGCGTCAGGCCACTGGCGTCGGGCTCGCCTCACCTCGTCCACGTCGGCGGTGAATTGCTGACCTGCAGCGCCTGGCAGGCGGCAGTGATGTTGCGCGACGCGGGCGAAACCGACGCGCTCGTTGCGCGCTACGACGCACACCCGGCCGACGCCGCGAAATGGGCGGCCGACCAGCTCGGTACGACGCGCACGATGCCTTACGTCGCGGGACGCGCCCTGCTTGCGCCAAAGGGAAAGCTGATTTTCAACGCCGTCGGCGGCGTCGAATGGCACGCGCTCACCCCCGGGCAGCGCGAAGAAGTGAAGAACGCGCTCGAGGCCGCGGACTGGCTGAGCGTGCGCGACCATGTGACGCAGGACGCGCTGCGGCGGGACGGGGTCGTCGCGACCCTCTGCCCCGACCCTGCCGTGATGCTGAGACAGTGCTTCGGCGCGAGGCTCGAGGCGCGTGCTCGCGGCGGCGCCGTGCGCGCCGTACGGGCGGCGTTTCCGCAGGGCTACCTCGCCTGCCAGTTCAGCGGCGACTTTGCCGACGAGGCGAGCCTCGACGCGCTCGCCGGGGGCCTTGGCGACGCAGCGGCGACAAGCGGGCTCGGCATCGTGCTGTTCCGTGCCGGCGCGGCGCCCTGGCACGATGACCTTGCCTTGTACGAGAAGGTGCGCGCGCGGCTGCCGCCGGGCCGTGGCCGGCTCTTCACCTCGCTGCATGTCTGGGACATCTGCGCGCTCATCGCAGCCAGCCGCGGAACCATTGCGAGCAGCTTGCACGCGCGCATCGCCGCGCTCGCCTTTGCCCTGCCGCGGGTCAGTCTGAGGAAGCCGCAAGCCGACTCGGGCCAGCCGGACAAGGTCGCCGCGTTCGCCGAAACCTGGGAGCCCGAGGGCTTGCCGCACGGCGTCGTCCCGGCCGAGATCGGCACCGCGACCGCGCGTGCGCTGGCAACGCCGGTCGGCGTCTTGCACGACAATACGGAGGCGGTTTGCGCCGCGTGCCGCGCGAGTGTCGCGCACTGGGCTGGCCTGCTGGGCGCGACGCGACTTGGGCAATAA